In one Takifugu flavidus isolate HTHZ2018 chromosome 9, ASM371156v2, whole genome shotgun sequence genomic region, the following are encoded:
- the rbm22 gene encoding pre-mRNA-splicing factor RBM22: protein MATSLGSNTYNRQNWEDADFPILCQTCLGENPYIRMTKEKYGKECKICARPFTVFRWCPGSRMRFKKTEVCQTCSKIKNVCQTCLLDLEYGLPIQVRDTGLAIKEDIPRSDVNKEYYTQNIERELANSDGTRPVGQVGKAPSSSDMLLKLARTTPYYKRNRPHICSFWVKGECKRGEECPYRHEKPTDPDDPLADQNIKDRYYGINDPVADKLLKRASAMPRLDPPEDKTITTLYIGGLGDNVTDGDLKNFFYQFGEIRTITIVQRQQCAFIQFATRQAAEMAAEKSFNKLIINGRRLTVKWGRSQAARGNEGKDGLSEMGTRLDPVPGLPGALPPPPALDEDAPANYFNLDPSTSPAVMNMTLPPPPGINPPPPGFGPPMFHPMGHMAPPMPPPLSMRPPGQIHYPSQDPQRMGAHGAHGSRHGD from the exons ATGGCGACATCGCTAGGATCCAACACCTACAATAGGCAGAACTGGGAAGACGCG GATTTTCCTATTCTGTGCCAGACATGTTTGGGAGAAAACCCATACATCCGAATG ACCAAGGAAAAATATGGCAAGGAGTGTAAG ATCTGTGCTCGGCCATTTACCGTTTTCCGGTGGTGTCCTGGGTCAAGGATGCGTTTCAAGAAGACGGAGGTTTGTCAGACCTGcagtaaaattaaaaatgtctgtCAGACATGTCTTCTTGACCTGGAATACG GATTGCCCATCCAGGTCAGAGACACGGGGCTTGCAATTAAAGAGGACATTCCACGGTCAGATGTGAACAAGGAGTACTACACGCAGAACATAGAACGAGAG TTGGCTAACTCTGATGGCACACGGCCAGTGGGCCAGGTTGGCAAAGCACCCAGCTCCAGCGACATGTTGCTGAAACTAGCCAGGACCACACCGTATTATAAGAGAAACCGACCACACATCTGCTCCTTCTGGGTGAAGGGGGAGTGTAAGAGAGGGGAAGAGTGTCCCTACAG acACGAAAAACCCACAGATCCCGATGACCCTCTGGCCGACCAGAACATAAAGGACCGTTACTATGGTATTAATGACCCAGTGGCAGACAAATTGCTGAAACGGGCTTCGGCAATGCCAAGATTGGATCCACCAGAAGACAAGACTATCACTACCCTCTACATAGGAGGGTTGGGGGATAATGTCACAGATGGAGATCTcaa GAATTTCTTTTACCAGTTTGGTGAGATTCGGACCATTACCATAGTCCAGAGGCAGCAGTGTGCCTTTATCCAGTTTGCCACACGGCAGGCAGCAGAAATGGCGGCTGAAAAGTCCTTCAACAAGCTCATCATCAACGGTCGGAGACTCACTGTTAAATGGGgaag GTCTCAGGCAGCAAGAGGGAACGAAGGCAAAGATGGCCTCAGTGAGATGGGCACCAGGCTTGATCCTGTGCCTGGGCTGCCAGGAG ctcttcctcctccaccagcattAGATGAAGACGCTCCTGCTAACTACTTCAACCTGGACCCCAGCACCTCTCCTGCTGTCATGAACATgactctgcctcctcctcccggcATCAACCCGCCTCCTCCAG GATTTGGGCCTCCAATGTTTCACCCGATGGGTCACATGGCTCCACCAATGCCCCCTCCATTGAGCATGAGACCTCCCGGTCAAATCCACTACCCCTCTCAGGATCCTCAGCGCATGGGTGCCCATGGAGCACACGGTTCCCGTCACGGCGATTAA
- the LOC130530975 gene encoding myozenin-2: MMYSGLDDVTKQRMMQAKALSMEARGVGLNLGKKMSVPKDIMMEELNLSSNRGSRMFQERQKRAERFTLENAINGVDNTSNALTEIVPPPQNFQPAQSGKENQVLIIPGKHHLVKGLQKSVAAKGRPEVLAPGYSGPLKEAPSEKFNTTVIPRSYCSPWTAALGGHEEVQNVLSAELLQNLPPPVSYRCFNRSAVPFGGATASKRAIPVISFEAVESQQLPGVALKRMCHRPNFNRAPRGWRVDYRLESNEL; this comes from the exons ATGATGTATTCAGGCCTGGATGACGTAACAAAGCAGAGGATGATGCAGGCGAAGGCTCTGTCTATGGAGGCCAGAGGAG TGGGACTGAACCTGGGGAAGAAGATGAGCGTCCCCAAAGACATCATGATGGAGGAGCTCAACCTTTCATCTAACCGAGGCTCTCGCATGTTTcaagagaggcagaaaagggcCGAGAGGTTCACCCTGGAGAATGCCATCAACGGCGTCGACAACACCAGCAAC GCGCTCACAGAGATTGTTCCTCCGCCCCAGAACTTCCAGCCGGCCCAGAGCGGCAAAGAGAACCAGGTTTTAATCATCCCTGGAAAACATCACCTGGTCAAGGGCCTGCAGAAGAGCGTGGCTGCGAAGGGCAGACCTGAAGTCCTCGCTCCAG GATACTCTGGCCCTCTGAAAGAAGCTCCCAGTGAGAAGTTTAATACAACAGTAATCCCCAGATCTTACTGCTCCCCGTGGACAGCAGCTTTGGGAGGCCACGAAGAGGTCCAGAACGTCCTCAGTGCTGAGCTGCTCCAGAACCTGCCGCCACCTGTCAGTTACAGGTGCTTCAACAG ATCAGCAGTGCCCTTCGGAGGAGCTACAGCCAGCAAGAGGGCGATCCCGGTGATTAGCTTTGAGGCCGTGGAGTCCCAGCAGCTGCCCGGAGTCGCTCTGAAGCGCATGTGTCACCGGCCCAACTTTAACCGAGCACCCAGGGGATGGAGAGTTGATTACCGCCTTGAATCTAATGAACTATAG
- the LOC130530972 gene encoding soluble guanylate cyclase 88E-like isoform X1: MYGLLCESLHDFIKESYGDDVWKLVRERADVRLHSFVTHQVYSESVIPRIAKAASGVTGTPYNELMNSWGVYFLGFVGKYGYDRILKVLGRHVRDFVNGLDNLHEYLRFSYPKVQPPTFFCQEESATGVTLHYRSKRKGYLHYAMGQLRQMGKQFYDTDIHVEVLSEQMVGDYSHVTMRLNFDNSAYRYIMKEDEEEQEILPITSDFFFEVFPFNIVFRQDMVVHNVGSGLATVFPDLDGKKINDAFLLARPLVEFTWNMIISHPNNLFEIVSKEPVKRERNLHNRVQSKSGSHANTHRDSDFENANRSADVDVELMAFQSIIGDDYKDGNSANAMESWGDGSRCLKLKGQMRYMPEWESIIFLGTPVMESLSAMFKTGLYINDLSMHDSSRDLVLAGTQQSEELKRALIQEQKKSSKLEESMKMLDYEMKKTDDLLYRMIPKPVAKRLRKGEPAVNTCEVFPDVTILFSDVVGFTRICSHITPMQVVSMLNTMYTLFDTLSEKHRVFKVETIGDAYMVVAGAPEKTKYHAHNICDMALDMVRSIDHLKDPSNGNNIQIRVGIHSGMVVAGVVGHKMPRYGLHGDTVHTASAMESNGKEMHIQLSSATYEHLKGSHFIFERRGIITIKGNVEIETYWLKGKRDKDGNAQAACPQFESQTISKAISKATISGTEAPGEEEGLVFPLVPGEDEDDVKSIRSHRIKMEISGHSLEESMEECRVEEMSVHKSHYKDALQDGLQDSHLERDSPEFDDRDSLMESCDSSCDSRCSKSTMCSIS; encoded by the exons ATGTATGGGCTGCTGTGTGAGAGCCTTCATGACTTCATCAAGGAGTCATACGGAGACGATGTTTGGAAGCTGGTTCGAGAGAGAGCAGACGTCAGGTTACACTCTTTTGTCACACACCAG GTGTACAGCGAGAGTGTGATCCCCCGTATAGCCAAGGCAGCCAGTGGAGTGACAGGCACGCCGTACAATGAGCTGATGAACTCCTGGGGTGTCTACTTCCTGGGCTTTGTAGGGAAGTACGGCTATGACAGGATTCTCAAG GTACTTGGACGTCACGTACGCGACTTTGTCAACGGCCTGGATAACCTCCATGAGTACCTGCGCTTCAGCTACCCCAAGGTGCAGCCTCCAACCTTCTTCTGCCAGGAGGAGTCCGCCACTGGGGTCACCCTCCATTACAG gagtAAACGCAAAGGTTATCTGCACTACGCCATGGGCCAGCTGAGGCAGATGGGGAAGCAGTTCTACGACACGGACATCCACGTGGAAGTGTTGTCCGAGCAGATGGTCGGAGACTATTCCCATGTCACCATGAG GCTGAATTTCGACAACTCTGCCTACCGCTACATCAtgaaggaggatgaggaagagcaggagattTTGCCCATTACCTCAGACTTCTTCTTCGAGGTCTTTCCATTTAACATTGTGTTCAGACAG GACATGGTGGTGCATAACGTCGGCTCGGGCCTGGCCACGGTCTTCCCCGATCTGGATGGGAAGAAGATCAATGACGCTTTCTTGCTGGCTCGCCCCCTAGTGGAGTTCACCTGGAACATG ATTATCTCTCACCCCAACAACCTGTTTGAGATCGTGTCAAAGGAGCCCGTTAAGAGAGAAAGGAACCTTCACAACCGAGTCCAGAGTAAGAGTGGGAGCCATGCAAACACTCACAGGG ATTCTGACTTTGAAAATGCCAACCGCTCTGCAGATGTAGATGTGGAGCTCATGGCTTTCCAGTCCATCATTGGAGATGATTATAAAG ATGGTAACAGTGCAAATGCCATGGAGAGTTGGGGGGACGGGAGCCGCTGCCTGAAACTGAAGGGACAAATGAGATACATGCCGGAGTGGGAGTCCATTATCTTCCTGGGAACCCCTGT GATGGAGAGCCTGAGCGCGATGTTCAAAACTGGTCTGTACATCAATGACCTGAGCATGCACGACTCCAGCAGAGACCTGGTGCTGGCAGGCACGCAGCAGTCGGAGGAGCTGAAAAGAGCTCTCATACAG GAGCAAAAGAAGTCCAGTAAGTTGGAAGAGAGCATGAAGATGTTGGACTATGAGATGAAGAAGACGGACGACCTTCTCTACAGGATGATTCCCAAACCGGTGGCTAAAAGGTTGCGCAAAGGAGAGCCGGCGGTGAACACCTGTGAG GTGTTCCCAGATGTCACCATTCTTTTCAGTGATGTTGTGGGCTTCACTCGCATTTGCAGCCACATCACCCCGATGCAGGTGGTCTCCATGCTCAACACCATGTACACGCTGTTCGACACGCTCAGCGAGAAGCACCGCGTCTTCAAG GTTGAGACCATTGGAGATGCCTACATGGTGGTAGCGGGGGCTCCGGAGAAGACAAAATATCATGCTCATAACATCTGCGACATGGCTTTGGACATGGTGCGCTCCATAGACCACCTCAAAGACCCTTCCAACGGCAACAACATACAGATCCGTGTTG GGATCCACTCTGGGATGGTCGTGGCTGGTGTGGTGGGACATAAAATGCCGCGTTATGGTCTCCATGGCGACACTGTCCATACTGCTTCTGCCATGGAGAGCAATGGAAAG GAAATGCACATACAGCTCAGCAGCGCCACCTACGAGCACCTGAAAGGAAGTCACTTTATTTTTGAGAGGAGGGGCATTATCACCATCAAG GGAAATGTTGAAATCGAGACATACTGGTTGAAAGGAAAACGGGACAAAGACGGGAATGCTCAGGCAGCCTGTCCGCAGTTTGAGTCCCAGACCATCAGTAAAGCCATCAGCAAGGCCACCATCTCAGGCACTGAGGCCCCGGGGGAAGAAGAGGGGCTG GTTTTCCCACTTGTGCCtggggaggacgaggacgacgtCAAGTCAATTCGCTCCCACCGTATCAAGATGGAGATTTCAGGCCATTCTCTGGAGGAGTCGATGGAGGAGTGCCGAGTAGAGGAGATGTCGGTTCATAAG tcCCACTACAAGGACGCTTTACAGGACGGCCTGCAGGACTCTCACCTGGAACGGGACTCGCCCGAGTTTGACGACCGAGACTCGCTGATGGAGTCCTGCGACAGCTCCTGCGACTCTCGCTGCTCAAAGAGCACCATGTGCTCCATCTCATGA
- the LOC130530972 gene encoding soluble guanylate cyclase 88E-like isoform X2, with translation MYGLLCESLHDFIKESYGDDVWKLVRERADVRLHSFVTHQVYSESVIPRIAKAASGVTGTPYNELMNSWGVYFLGFVGKYGYDRILKVLGRHVRDFVNGLDNLHEYLRFSYPKVQPPTFFCQEESATGVTLHYRSKRKGYLHYAMGQLRQMGKQFYDTDIHVEVLSEQMVGDYSHVTMRLNFDNSAYRYIMKEDEEEQEILPITSDFFFEVFPFNIVFRQDMVVHNVGSGLATVFPDLDGKKINDAFLLARPLVEFTWNMIISHPNNLFEIVSKEPVKRERNLHNRVQNSDFENANRSADVDVELMAFQSIIGDDYKDGNSANAMESWGDGSRCLKLKGQMRYMPEWESIIFLGTPVMESLSAMFKTGLYINDLSMHDSSRDLVLAGTQQSEELKRALIQEQKKSSKLEESMKMLDYEMKKTDDLLYRMIPKPVAKRLRKGEPAVNTCEVFPDVTILFSDVVGFTRICSHITPMQVVSMLNTMYTLFDTLSEKHRVFKVETIGDAYMVVAGAPEKTKYHAHNICDMALDMVRSIDHLKDPSNGNNIQIRVGIHSGMVVAGVVGHKMPRYGLHGDTVHTASAMESNGKEMHIQLSSATYEHLKGSHFIFERRGIITIKGNVEIETYWLKGKRDKDGNAQAACPQFESQTISKAISKATISGTEAPGEEEGLVFPLVPGEDEDDVKSIRSHRIKMEISGHSLEESMEECRVEEMSVHKSHYKDALQDGLQDSHLERDSPEFDDRDSLMESCDSSCDSRCSKSTMCSIS, from the exons ATGTATGGGCTGCTGTGTGAGAGCCTTCATGACTTCATCAAGGAGTCATACGGAGACGATGTTTGGAAGCTGGTTCGAGAGAGAGCAGACGTCAGGTTACACTCTTTTGTCACACACCAG GTGTACAGCGAGAGTGTGATCCCCCGTATAGCCAAGGCAGCCAGTGGAGTGACAGGCACGCCGTACAATGAGCTGATGAACTCCTGGGGTGTCTACTTCCTGGGCTTTGTAGGGAAGTACGGCTATGACAGGATTCTCAAG GTACTTGGACGTCACGTACGCGACTTTGTCAACGGCCTGGATAACCTCCATGAGTACCTGCGCTTCAGCTACCCCAAGGTGCAGCCTCCAACCTTCTTCTGCCAGGAGGAGTCCGCCACTGGGGTCACCCTCCATTACAG gagtAAACGCAAAGGTTATCTGCACTACGCCATGGGCCAGCTGAGGCAGATGGGGAAGCAGTTCTACGACACGGACATCCACGTGGAAGTGTTGTCCGAGCAGATGGTCGGAGACTATTCCCATGTCACCATGAG GCTGAATTTCGACAACTCTGCCTACCGCTACATCAtgaaggaggatgaggaagagcaggagattTTGCCCATTACCTCAGACTTCTTCTTCGAGGTCTTTCCATTTAACATTGTGTTCAGACAG GACATGGTGGTGCATAACGTCGGCTCGGGCCTGGCCACGGTCTTCCCCGATCTGGATGGGAAGAAGATCAATGACGCTTTCTTGCTGGCTCGCCCCCTAGTGGAGTTCACCTGGAACATG ATTATCTCTCACCCCAACAACCTGTTTGAGATCGTGTCAAAGGAGCCCGTTAAGAGAGAAAGGAACCTTCACAACCGAGTCCAGA ATTCTGACTTTGAAAATGCCAACCGCTCTGCAGATGTAGATGTGGAGCTCATGGCTTTCCAGTCCATCATTGGAGATGATTATAAAG ATGGTAACAGTGCAAATGCCATGGAGAGTTGGGGGGACGGGAGCCGCTGCCTGAAACTGAAGGGACAAATGAGATACATGCCGGAGTGGGAGTCCATTATCTTCCTGGGAACCCCTGT GATGGAGAGCCTGAGCGCGATGTTCAAAACTGGTCTGTACATCAATGACCTGAGCATGCACGACTCCAGCAGAGACCTGGTGCTGGCAGGCACGCAGCAGTCGGAGGAGCTGAAAAGAGCTCTCATACAG GAGCAAAAGAAGTCCAGTAAGTTGGAAGAGAGCATGAAGATGTTGGACTATGAGATGAAGAAGACGGACGACCTTCTCTACAGGATGATTCCCAAACCGGTGGCTAAAAGGTTGCGCAAAGGAGAGCCGGCGGTGAACACCTGTGAG GTGTTCCCAGATGTCACCATTCTTTTCAGTGATGTTGTGGGCTTCACTCGCATTTGCAGCCACATCACCCCGATGCAGGTGGTCTCCATGCTCAACACCATGTACACGCTGTTCGACACGCTCAGCGAGAAGCACCGCGTCTTCAAG GTTGAGACCATTGGAGATGCCTACATGGTGGTAGCGGGGGCTCCGGAGAAGACAAAATATCATGCTCATAACATCTGCGACATGGCTTTGGACATGGTGCGCTCCATAGACCACCTCAAAGACCCTTCCAACGGCAACAACATACAGATCCGTGTTG GGATCCACTCTGGGATGGTCGTGGCTGGTGTGGTGGGACATAAAATGCCGCGTTATGGTCTCCATGGCGACACTGTCCATACTGCTTCTGCCATGGAGAGCAATGGAAAG GAAATGCACATACAGCTCAGCAGCGCCACCTACGAGCACCTGAAAGGAAGTCACTTTATTTTTGAGAGGAGGGGCATTATCACCATCAAG GGAAATGTTGAAATCGAGACATACTGGTTGAAAGGAAAACGGGACAAAGACGGGAATGCTCAGGCAGCCTGTCCGCAGTTTGAGTCCCAGACCATCAGTAAAGCCATCAGCAAGGCCACCATCTCAGGCACTGAGGCCCCGGGGGAAGAAGAGGGGCTG GTTTTCCCACTTGTGCCtggggaggacgaggacgacgtCAAGTCAATTCGCTCCCACCGTATCAAGATGGAGATTTCAGGCCATTCTCTGGAGGAGTCGATGGAGGAGTGCCGAGTAGAGGAGATGTCGGTTCATAAG tcCCACTACAAGGACGCTTTACAGGACGGCCTGCAGGACTCTCACCTGGAACGGGACTCGCCCGAGTTTGACGACCGAGACTCGCTGATGGAGTCCTGCGACAGCTCCTGCGACTCTCGCTGCTCAAAGAGCACCATGTGCTCCATCTCATGA
- the arl3l1 gene encoding ADP ribosylation factor like GTPase 3, like 1: MGEAQKGLLSVIEKLKGTTEKEVRIVLLGLDNAGKTTLLKSLASEDVNTITPTQGFNIKSVASHGMKLNVWDIGGQRKIRPFWKKYLENTDLLIYVIDSADKKRFEETGLELSELIDEENLKGVPVLIFANKQDLATASPASEIAEGLNLHTYRDRQWQIQACSAVSGEGVQDGMNWICNNIANKKK; this comes from the exons ATGGGGGAAGCTCAAAAG GGCTTACTCTCTGTCATTGAGAAACTGAAGGGAACCACAGAGAAGGAGGTCCGGATCGTGCTTCTGGGGCTGGACAACGCTGGCAAGACCACCCTGCTGAAGAGCCTCGCCTCCGAGGACGTGAACACCATCACACCGACGCAG GGCTTCAACATAAAGAGCGTTGCCTCTCACGGCATGAAGCTCAACGTTTGGGACATCGGGGGCCAGCGGAAGATCAGGCCATTCTGGAAAAAATACCTGGAAAATACTGACCTTTTG ATCTATGTCATTGACAGTGCAGATAAGAAGAGGTTTGAGGAGACGGGACTG GAGCTGTCGGAGCTGATTGATGAGGAGAATCTGAAGGGCGTGCCAGTGCTCATCTTTGCCAACAAACAGGATCTGGCTACAGCATCACCGGCCAGCGAGATCGCCGAGGGACTCAACCTGCACACCTACCGGGATCGTCAGTGGCAGATTCAGGCCTGCTCGGCTGTGTCTGGGGAAGGCGTTCAG GATGGCATGAACTGGATCTGCAACAACATTGCTAACAAGAAGAAGTAA